A genomic segment from Quadrisphaera sp. RL12-1S encodes:
- a CDS encoding carbohydrate ABC transporter permease has protein sequence MTVTTPVEPAAAGPTRASGPTAARAPRDRRVGVGRVVAWATLVLIMLVTLFPFYWMLRTALSNGTELATNPSSPLPVGFTFGAFERVLGLSTTAQAQAQGGSGAAIDFWLYLLNSLLVATLITAGQVFFGALAAYAFARLRWPGRDAVFFVFLTALMVPPIFTQLPNFLLMRDLGLLNTYAAIVLPFFFMTPFAIFFLRQFFLGIPREVEEAAVLDGAGTVRRFFRVIAPMASGPLITLAILQYIQAWNEYFWPLLVASDRSVRVLTVGLGVFRSQTPQGTPDWAGLMAATLLAALPVVVLFAVFSRRIVDSIGFSGIK, from the coding sequence GTGACCGTCACCACGCCCGTCGAACCGGCCGCCGCCGGCCCCACCCGCGCGAGCGGACCCACCGCCGCGCGCGCCCCGCGCGACCGCCGCGTGGGCGTCGGCCGCGTCGTCGCCTGGGCCACGCTGGTCCTGATCATGCTGGTCACGCTGTTCCCCTTCTACTGGATGCTGCGCACGGCGCTGTCCAACGGGACCGAGCTGGCCACCAACCCCTCCTCGCCGCTGCCGGTCGGGTTCACCTTCGGGGCCTTCGAGCGCGTGCTCGGCCTGTCGACGACGGCGCAGGCGCAGGCCCAGGGCGGCTCCGGCGCGGCCATCGACTTCTGGCTCTACCTGCTGAACTCGCTGCTGGTGGCCACGCTCATCACCGCGGGCCAGGTCTTCTTCGGCGCCCTGGCCGCCTACGCCTTCGCCCGGCTGCGCTGGCCCGGGCGCGACGCGGTGTTCTTCGTCTTCCTCACCGCGCTCATGGTGCCGCCGATCTTCACGCAGCTGCCCAACTTCCTGCTCATGCGGGACCTGGGCCTGCTCAACACCTACGCGGCGATCGTCCTGCCGTTCTTCTTCATGACGCCGTTCGCCATCTTCTTCCTGCGGCAGTTCTTCCTCGGCATCCCGCGCGAGGTGGAGGAGGCCGCCGTGCTCGACGGCGCCGGCACCGTGCGCCGCTTCTTCCGGGTCATCGCCCCCATGGCGTCCGGGCCCCTCATCACGCTGGCGATCCTGCAGTACATCCAGGCCTGGAACGAGTACTTCTGGCCGCTGCTGGTGGCCAGCGACCGCAGCGTCCGCGTGCTGACCGTGGGCCTGGGCGTCTTCAGGTCGCAGACCCCGCAGGGCACGCCTGACTGGGCCGGCCTCATGGCCGCCACGCTGCTGGCGGCGCTGCCCGTCGTCGTCCTCTTCGCCGTCTTCAGCCGGCGCATCGTCGACTCCATCGGCTTCTCCGGGATCAAGTGA
- a CDS encoding carbohydrate ABC transporter permease: MTAGTTSPPRTAPAPARAPRSSREGLAAVGFIAPALLGFVVFYFWPTLRGLWFSLTEYDFFSRPRFVGLDNYARMASDETFWNAMKVTVQYVAINIVVQTVLAVLIAVLLQRVTRSVFVRSVVVLPFLISNVVVALLFYWMLDAQIGIVNAAITGLGLDAIPFFGEQDWVVPTIALVNVWRHMGYTALLVFAGLMTIPEGLYEAGRVDGASEWRMFWSITLPLLRPVLALVLVITVTGSFQVFDTVAVTTSGGPGDASRVIQYYIFDLAFQRLEFGYAAAVSVVLFAILAAVAFVQLRLTRANESDLA, encoded by the coding sequence GTGACCGCAGGCACCACCTCGCCCCCGCGCACCGCGCCGGCCCCCGCTCGCGCCCCGCGGAGCTCACGGGAGGGCCTGGCGGCGGTCGGCTTCATCGCCCCCGCCCTGCTGGGCTTCGTCGTCTTCTACTTCTGGCCCACCCTGCGCGGGCTCTGGTTCTCCCTCACCGAGTACGACTTCTTCAGCCGCCCCCGGTTCGTCGGGCTGGACAACTACGCGCGGATGGCCTCGGACGAGACCTTCTGGAACGCCATGAAGGTGACGGTGCAGTACGTCGCCATCAACATCGTCGTGCAGACGGTGCTCGCCGTCCTCATCGCCGTCCTGCTGCAGCGCGTCACCCGGTCGGTGTTCGTGCGCAGCGTCGTCGTCCTGCCGTTCCTCATCTCCAACGTCGTCGTGGCGCTGCTCTTCTACTGGATGCTCGACGCGCAGATCGGCATCGTGAACGCCGCGATCACCGGCCTGGGGCTCGACGCGATCCCCTTCTTCGGCGAGCAGGACTGGGTGGTGCCGACCATCGCCCTGGTCAACGTGTGGCGGCACATGGGCTACACGGCCCTGCTGGTGTTCGCCGGCCTCATGACCATCCCCGAGGGCCTGTACGAGGCCGGTCGGGTCGACGGCGCCAGCGAGTGGCGCATGTTCTGGTCGATCACGCTGCCGCTGCTGCGCCCCGTGCTCGCCCTGGTGCTGGTCATCACCGTCACCGGCTCGTTCCAGGTGTTCGACACCGTGGCCGTGACCACCTCCGGCGGGCCGGGGGACGCGAGCCGGGTGATCCAGTACTACATCTTCGACCTGGCCTTCCAGCGCCTGGAGTTCGGCTACGCCGCCGCGGTCTCGGTGGTGCTCTTCGCGATCCTCGCCGCGGTCGCGTTCGTCCAGCTGCGCCTCACCCGCGCCAACGAGTCCGACCTCGCCTGA
- a CDS encoding ROK family protein: MTSTTAGAAAPAWAPLTGPAHDVALAVLLDGPLPRSEIARRLGLSAGTLTRLSKPLLDSGLLVETGGAHAPSGHPTRPLDVDEDAHRFVGVKLTEHTAHVAVTGLRARVVASDETLLLSTDPAEVVATVARLVRTAVAAAGVDGSVRAVGISVGGQVGPDGVVLDARFLRWHGVALGDLLAEALGLPVVVDNDLLSLSRAEQWFGAARGCDHFAVITVGEGVGYAYAVHGQVVDAPGAGLGTVGHLPLDPNGPLCRLGHAGCADAMLSTAAITTRASLAHGRQLHRDEVYDLAEAEDPVARRVVDDSARALGRLVSLVGNLVMPQKVIISGEGVRLAEVGAHPLAEAIAAGRAPRAAPLPVEVHVTGFTEWARGAAVTAIRTFVLGEGR; the protein is encoded by the coding sequence GTGACCAGCACCACCGCGGGAGCCGCAGCCCCGGCGTGGGCCCCGCTGACCGGCCCCGCGCACGACGTGGCCTTGGCGGTGCTCCTGGACGGCCCGCTGCCGCGCAGCGAGATCGCGCGTCGCCTCGGCCTGTCAGCCGGCACGCTGACGCGCCTGTCCAAGCCCCTGCTGGACAGCGGGCTCCTGGTGGAGACCGGGGGCGCCCACGCCCCGTCGGGCCACCCCACCCGCCCCCTCGACGTCGACGAGGACGCCCACCGCTTCGTGGGCGTCAAGCTCACCGAGCACACCGCCCACGTCGCGGTCACGGGCCTGCGCGCCCGCGTGGTGGCCTCCGACGAGACGCTGCTGCTCTCCACGGACCCGGCCGAGGTGGTGGCGACCGTCGCGCGGCTGGTGCGGACCGCGGTGGCCGCCGCGGGCGTCGACGGCTCGGTGCGCGCCGTGGGCATCAGCGTGGGCGGGCAGGTGGGGCCGGACGGGGTGGTGCTGGACGCCCGCTTCCTGCGCTGGCACGGGGTCGCCCTCGGGGACCTCCTGGCCGAGGCGCTGGGCCTGCCCGTCGTCGTCGACAACGACCTGCTGTCCCTGTCCCGCGCCGAGCAGTGGTTCGGCGCGGCCCGCGGCTGCGACCACTTCGCCGTCATCACCGTCGGCGAGGGCGTCGGCTACGCCTACGCGGTGCACGGCCAGGTGGTCGACGCCCCCGGAGCCGGGCTGGGGACGGTGGGGCACCTGCCGCTCGACCCGAACGGGCCGCTGTGCCGCCTGGGGCACGCCGGATGCGCCGACGCGATGCTCTCCACGGCCGCCATCACCACGCGCGCCTCGCTCGCGCACGGGCGCCAGCTGCACCGCGACGAGGTCTACGACCTCGCCGAGGCCGAAGACCCGGTGGCGCGGCGCGTCGTCGACGACTCCGCCCGCGCGCTGGGGCGGCTGGTGTCGCTCGTCGGCAACCTCGTCATGCCGCAGAAGGTCATCATCTCGGGCGAGGGGGTGCGCCTGGCCGAGGTCGGGGCGCACCCGCTGGCCGAGGCCATCGCCGCCGGCAGGGCCCCTCGGGCGGCCCCGCTGCCCGTGGAGGTGCACGTCACCGGGTTCACCGAGTGGGCGCGCGGCGCCGCGGTCACCGCCATCCGCACCTTCGTGCTCGGCGAGGGGCGGTGA
- a CDS encoding alpha-amylase family protein encodes MTTTGAAALERAVAAPDLVRAQVGVRDRFGPPRAVGVRVDLTTEPGGRALRVDVTADRVSRVALRWSRPLPGGVRVLGDAWERSYGDLAWQGLVPERPLPWTVLLHDPRTGSTEGWGVRVRGAALAFWTADPGGLTLWLDLRSGGAPVELAGRTTTAAVVVSARAEGGRPDGGGGAFAAQRALAHLQCPDPLLPTTPLVGANNWYYAYGRGFGLEAVVRDARTVSDLAGDHPVRPFGVIDDGWSVGGVADGRQASGGPWDAGRPQTFPDLAEAAAAVRAQGARPGLWYRPLLRRERPDGALAGALAQAVGAGTGAPGQRQDGWALDPSHASVLDLVREDVSRIRGWGFELLKHDFSTYDLLGRWGPAMGASPAADGPALADPSATTAEALVGFYRAVREAAGDVVVLGCNTVGHLAAGLEHAQRTGDDTSGLTWSRTRRTGVNTLAFRLAQHGALFTVDADCVPATPGTPWEQNRQLLDLVARSGTALFVSVDPATRTDAVDSALAAALRLALDAGVPGGVEPLDWFDTTTPQRWRSGTGEPAEELDLQWGEELGADPFEHTEPPPP; translated from the coding sequence GTGACGACGACGGGTGCCGCCGCCCTGGAGCGGGCGGTGGCCGCTCCGGACCTCGTGCGCGCCCAGGTCGGGGTGCGCGACCGGTTCGGCCCGCCGCGCGCCGTCGGCGTGCGCGTCGACCTCACCACCGAGCCCGGTGGCCGCGCGCTGCGCGTGGACGTCACCGCCGACCGCGTCAGCCGGGTGGCGCTGCGCTGGTCCCGGCCGCTGCCCGGGGGCGTGCGGGTGCTCGGGGACGCCTGGGAGCGCTCCTACGGCGACCTGGCGTGGCAGGGCCTCGTGCCCGAGCGGCCGCTGCCGTGGACGGTGCTGCTGCACGACCCGCGCACCGGCTCCACCGAGGGGTGGGGCGTGCGGGTGCGCGGCGCCGCGCTGGCGTTCTGGACCGCCGACCCCGGCGGGCTCACCCTGTGGCTCGACCTGCGCAGCGGCGGGGCGCCCGTGGAGCTGGCCGGCAGGACGACGACGGCCGCCGTCGTCGTGTCCGCGCGCGCGGAGGGGGGCCGGCCGGACGGCGGTGGTGGCGCCTTCGCCGCGCAGCGGGCGCTGGCGCACCTGCAGTGCCCGGACCCGCTGCTGCCGACGACGCCGCTGGTGGGGGCCAACAACTGGTACTACGCGTACGGGCGGGGCTTCGGGCTGGAGGCCGTGGTCCGCGACGCGCGCACCGTCTCGGACCTCGCCGGCGACCACCCCGTGCGGCCGTTCGGCGTCATCGACGACGGCTGGTCGGTCGGCGGGGTCGCCGACGGGCGCCAGGCCTCCGGCGGCCCGTGGGACGCCGGGCGCCCGCAGACCTTCCCCGACCTCGCCGAGGCGGCCGCGGCGGTCCGCGCCCAGGGGGCCCGGCCCGGGCTCTGGTACCGCCCGCTCCTGCGCCGCGAGCGGCCCGACGGCGCGCTGGCGGGTGCGCTGGCCCAGGCGGTGGGCGCGGGGACGGGCGCTCCGGGGCAGCGGCAGGACGGCTGGGCGCTCGACCCCAGCCACGCGTCCGTGCTCGACCTGGTCCGCGAGGACGTCTCCCGCATCCGCGGCTGGGGGTTCGAGCTGCTCAAGCACGACTTCTCCACCTACGACCTGCTCGGCCGCTGGGGCCCGGCGATGGGCGCCTCCCCCGCCGCCGACGGACCGGCGCTGGCCGACCCGTCGGCGACGACGGCGGAGGCGCTGGTGGGCTTCTACCGCGCCGTCCGGGAGGCCGCCGGCGACGTCGTCGTCCTGGGGTGCAACACCGTCGGCCACCTCGCGGCGGGGCTCGAGCACGCCCAGCGCACCGGTGACGACACCTCCGGGCTCACGTGGTCCCGCACGCGACGCACCGGGGTGAACACCCTCGCGTTCCGGCTGGCGCAGCACGGCGCGCTGTTCACCGTCGACGCCGACTGCGTGCCCGCCACACCCGGCACGCCGTGGGAGCAGAACCGGCAGCTGCTCGACCTCGTGGCGCGCTCGGGCACGGCGCTGTTCGTCTCGGTGGACCCGGCCACCCGGACCGACGCCGTGGACTCCGCCCTCGCCGCCGCGCTGCGCCTGGCGCTGGACGCAGGCGTCCCGGGCGGCGTGGAGCCGCTGGACTGGTTCGACACCACCACGCCCCAGCGCTGGCGCAGCGGCACCGGCGAGCCAGCGGAGGAGCTGGACCTGCAGTGGGGCGAGGAGCTCGGCGCCGACCCCTTCGAGCACACCGAGCCCCCACCTCCGTGA
- a CDS encoding PP2C family protein-serine/threonine phosphatase — MPTDRPGLRAWAQRWSVSAPAVEAVLERVDAGPAVPPFTGLPDEVRKELVRLPLAALAQLRDLTDSTPPAHRTAARSAVPGRAPAAAWSVLDAVDQSVCVADVRAPDSPIVYVNPAFTRTTGYSEESVLGRNCRFLHDGLLEPAADAELDALGTTSAEVAAAVQRIRDLLAAGEAGEVVLVNRRADGQLFVNELALSPVLGADGAPVHYVAVQRDMTPYAAVRRARAALADELDQTARAVQASLVPSSLPDLHGWSVATGYQPATSTDGRRGAVSGDFFDVFAGPAGAGGSWYVVIGDVSGRGPRAAASTSALRWALRGAATTHGEPADLLTAVGGAVHEALDDRFATVAAVALPVEERAASDAARAVVTLALAGHPQPVLLPARGAPRLVGSPGTLLGPFAEVEVAQVEVELGPGDQLVLYTDGVTEATDPRGRQLDEQGLLELLAGLGEQDRLAPDAAHRTVAAVTAAVTDHVAGGPVDDLTLLVVARPAP; from the coding sequence GTGCCGACCGACCGCCCTGGGCTGCGCGCCTGGGCCCAGCGCTGGAGCGTCAGCGCCCCCGCGGTGGAGGCCGTCCTGGAGCGCGTCGACGCCGGCCCCGCCGTCCCCCCCTTCACCGGGCTGCCCGACGAGGTGCGCAAGGAGCTGGTGCGCCTGCCGCTGGCGGCGCTGGCCCAGCTGCGCGACCTCACCGACTCCACCCCGCCGGCCCACCGCACCGCCGCGCGCAGCGCGGTGCCCGGCCGGGCACCGGCCGCGGCGTGGTCGGTGCTGGACGCCGTGGACCAGTCCGTCTGCGTGGCCGACGTCCGGGCGCCGGACTCTCCGATCGTCTACGTCAACCCCGCCTTCACCCGCACCACCGGCTACTCCGAGGAGTCCGTGCTGGGGCGCAACTGCCGGTTCCTGCACGACGGCCTGCTCGAGCCCGCCGCGGACGCTGAGCTCGACGCGCTGGGCACCACCTCCGCGGAGGTCGCGGCCGCCGTCCAGCGCATCCGCGACCTGCTCGCCGCGGGGGAGGCCGGCGAGGTGGTCCTGGTGAACCGGCGCGCCGACGGCCAGCTGTTCGTCAACGAGCTGGCGCTCTCGCCCGTGCTCGGCGCCGACGGGGCCCCGGTGCACTACGTCGCGGTCCAGCGCGACATGACCCCCTACGCCGCGGTGCGGCGCGCCCGGGCCGCCCTCGCCGACGAGCTCGACCAGACCGCCCGCGCCGTGCAGGCCAGCCTCGTCCCCTCCTCCCTCCCGGACCTCCACGGCTGGAGCGTGGCCACCGGCTACCAGCCCGCCACCAGCACCGACGGCCGCCGGGGCGCGGTCAGCGGTGACTTCTTCGACGTCTTCGCCGGCCCTGCCGGCGCCGGCGGGTCCTGGTACGTGGTCATCGGTGACGTCTCGGGGCGGGGGCCCCGCGCGGCCGCCAGCACGAGCGCCCTGCGCTGGGCGCTGCGGGGCGCCGCGACCACCCACGGCGAGCCGGCGGACCTGCTCACGGCGGTCGGCGGTGCGGTGCACGAGGCCCTCGACGACCGGTTCGCGACCGTGGCCGCCGTCGCCCTGCCCGTGGAGGAGCGGGCCGCCTCGGACGCAGCTCGGGCCGTCGTCACCCTGGCGCTGGCGGGTCATCCGCAGCCGGTGCTCCTGCCGGCCCGCGGGGCCCCCCGCCTGGTCGGCAGCCCCGGCACGCTGCTCGGCCCCTTCGCCGAGGTGGAGGTGGCCCAGGTCGAGGTGGAGCTGGGGCCAGGAGACCAGCTCGTCCTCTACACCGACGGCGTCACCGAGGCCACCGACCCCCGCGGCCGGCAGCTCGACGAGCAGGGCCTGCTGGAGCTCCTGGCCGGCCTGGGCGAACAGGACCGGCTCGCTCCCGACGCCGCGCACCGCACCGTGGCCGCTGTGACCGCCGCTGTCACGGACCACGTCGCGGGCGGACCCGTCGACGACCTGACGCTCCTCGTCGTCGCCCGCCCCGCGCCCTGA
- the ald gene encoding alanine dehydrogenase: protein MSARLVVGVPTEVKDNENRVALQPDGAAELVHHGHRVLVQAGAGAGSRFSDAEFAAAGAEVVDGADAVFAAADLIVKVKEPVESEYHRFREGQQLFTYLHLAADRPLTDFLLARRIDSIAYETVQTPDGRLPLLTPMSEVAGRMAVQAAAHHLESPAGGSGVLLGGVPGTPAARVTIIGGGVSGTEAAKIAVGMRAIVRVFDTNPSRLAYLSDVFEGRLDLVTPNRTRLAQYVAESDVLIGAVLVPGAKAPKLVSREMIASMRPGSVAVDIAIDQGGCFETSRPTTHAHPTYVEEGVVHYCVANIPGAVARTSTLALTSATLPHLVRVADLGVRGAAQASPPLAKGLTTLDGQLLSAPVAAAHGLPLGDAAALLA from the coding sequence GTGTCAGCACGGCTCGTGGTCGGCGTTCCGACCGAGGTCAAGGACAACGAGAACCGGGTCGCGCTGCAGCCGGACGGCGCCGCCGAGCTGGTCCACCACGGCCACCGCGTGCTCGTGCAGGCCGGTGCGGGAGCGGGGTCGCGCTTCAGCGACGCCGAGTTCGCCGCCGCCGGGGCCGAGGTGGTGGACGGCGCCGACGCCGTCTTCGCCGCCGCGGACCTCATCGTGAAGGTCAAGGAGCCCGTCGAGTCCGAGTACCACCGGTTCCGCGAGGGCCAGCAGCTCTTCACCTACCTGCACCTCGCGGCCGACCGGCCGCTGACCGACTTCCTCCTCGCGCGCCGCATCGACTCCATCGCCTACGAGACGGTCCAGACCCCCGACGGCCGCCTCCCGCTGCTCACCCCCATGAGCGAGGTCGCCGGCCGCATGGCCGTGCAGGCCGCGGCGCACCACCTCGAGAGCCCCGCGGGCGGGTCGGGGGTGCTGCTGGGGGGCGTCCCCGGCACGCCCGCGGCCAGGGTCACCATCATCGGCGGCGGCGTCTCCGGCACCGAGGCCGCCAAGATCGCCGTCGGGATGCGGGCCATCGTCCGGGTCTTCGACACCAACCCCTCGCGCCTGGCCTACCTGTCCGACGTCTTCGAGGGCCGCCTCGACCTCGTCACGCCCAACCGCACGCGGCTGGCCCAGTACGTGGCCGAGTCCGACGTCCTCATCGGCGCCGTGCTCGTCCCCGGCGCCAAGGCCCCCAAGCTCGTGAGCCGCGAGATGATCGCCTCGATGCGCCCCGGCAGCGTCGCCGTCGACATCGCCATCGACCAGGGCGGCTGCTTCGAGACCAGCCGCCCCACCACGCACGCCCACCCGACGTACGTGGAGGAGGGCGTCGTCCACTACTGCGTGGCCAACATCCCCGGGGCGGTGGCGCGCACGTCCACCCTGGCGCTGACCTCGGCCACGCTGCCCCACCTCGTGCGGGTGGCCGACCTCGGCGTGCGCGGCGCTGCCCAGGCCTCCCCGCCGCTGGCGAAGGGGCTGACCACGCTCGACGGGCAGCTCCTCAGCGCCCCGGTCGCCGCCGCCCACGGCCTCCCGCTGGGAGACGCCGCCGCGCTGCTCGCCTGA
- a CDS encoding Lrp/AsnC family transcriptional regulator encodes MANDHRSRAALNDVDRTIVEVLRRDARTPGAELARRAGVAPSTASVRLRDLERRGVITGYHATVDLDSVGASLQAMVAVRLHGGARGRLREFTEHVRALPGVLSVFFLGGEEDFLLHVATADSAALRDLVADGLSTRAEVSSTRTSIIFEHTRGTGAAVPRV; translated from the coding sequence ATGGCGAACGACCATCGGTCCAGGGCCGCACTGAACGACGTCGACAGGACGATCGTCGAGGTGCTGCGGCGCGACGCCCGCACCCCCGGCGCCGAGCTGGCCCGCCGGGCCGGCGTCGCACCCTCCACGGCCTCGGTGCGCCTGCGCGACCTCGAGCGCCGAGGGGTGATCACCGGCTACCACGCGACGGTCGACCTGGACTCCGTCGGCGCGTCGCTGCAGGCCATGGTGGCGGTGCGCCTGCACGGCGGCGCCAGGGGCAGGCTGAGGGAGTTCACCGAGCACGTCAGGGCGCTGCCGGGCGTGCTCAGCGTCTTCTTCCTCGGCGGCGAGGAGGACTTCCTGCTGCACGTGGCCACCGCCGACTCCGCGGCGCTGCGCGACCTGGTGGCCGACGGCCTCTCCACGCGGGCGGAGGTCTCCTCCACCCGCACCAGCATCATCTTCGAGCACACCCGCGGCACGGGCGCTGCCGTGCCGCGGGTGTGA